From a region of the Osmia lignaria lignaria isolate PbOS001 chromosome 1, iyOsmLign1, whole genome shotgun sequence genome:
- the LOC117606251 gene encoding mitochondrial ribosome-associated GTPase 2 isoform X2 gives MNYFRLTKNLVIYSTCWKQGTNVQKCRNLNKYIFKSLCTSKWFQNQDTVPKALRNIKPKSQRDTERSVLDIKHIRAIGGKGGDGSISFLQLFSNEFAGPDGGDGGNGGHVILQASINVKDLSHINSVLKAEDGEKGQSKDCFGKNAEHSIVHVPIGTIIRNLEGKIIADLNQEGMMFIAARGGAGGHGNAYFKSDVQQTPCISEYGAEGEAMQYVVEISSMAHVGLIGLPNAGKSTLLRAISRARPKVAAYPFTTLRPHLGTVLYDDYEQIAVADLPGIISDSHKNRGLGIQFLKHIERCRILLFILDTTSNDPWKDYETLKYEITHFNVKLTNRSMLIVANKMDLPEATENFKLLKEKIDLPIIPVSAKKGTNISLLLREIRILYDKDNKQKEESNVL, from the exons ATGAATTATTTTCGTTTAACAAAAAATCTAGTAATATACAGTACATGTTGGAAACAAGGTACAAATGTGCAGAAATGTAGAAATCTAAACAAGtacatttttaaatcattatgTACATCCAAATGGTTTCAAAATCAAGATACTGTTCCTAAAGCTTTACGAAATATAAAACCAAAATCacaaagagatacagaaagaagtGTTCTTGACATAAAGCAT ATAAGAGCAATTGGGGGAAAAGGTGGAGATGGGAGTATAtcatttttgcaattattttcaaatgaatttGCTGGGCCTGATGGTGGGGATGGCGGAAACGGTGGTCACGTAATTCTTCAG GCATCAATCAATGTTAAAGATCTTTCACATATAAATAGTGTACTTAAAGCTGAAGATGGAGAAAAAGGACAGAGTAAAGACTGTTTCGGTAAAAATGCCGAACACAGTATAGTACACGTACCAATAGGTACTATAATACGCAATCTAGAAGGAAAAATAATAGCTGATTTAAATCAAGAAGGAATGATGTTTATTGCTGCGAGGGGAGGTGCCGGTGGTCATGGAAATGCATATTTTAAGTCTGATGTACAACAAACACCATGTATAAGTGAATATGGAGCAGAAGGAGAAGCAATGCAATACGTAGTAGAAATAAGTAGCATGGCACATGTAGGATTA ATTGGTCTACCGAATGCAGGTAAAAGTACATTATTAAGAGCCATATCTAGAGCTAGACCAAAAGTAGCAGCATATCCATTCACAACATTGAGACCTCATTTAGGGACCGTATTATATGATGATTATGAGCAAATTGCAG TGGCTGATTTGCCGGGAATTATATCCGATTCTCACAAGAATAGAGGTCTCGGTATACAATTTCTTAAACATATAGAACGTTgcagaattttattattcattttggaTACTACTTCGAATGATCCGTGGAAGGATtatgaaacattaaaatatgaaattacacattttaatgtaaaattaactAACAGATCAATGCTGATTGTTGCAAATAAGATGGATTTACCAGAAGCTACG gaaaattttaaattactcaaagaaaaaattgatttaccAATTATTCCAGTTTCTGCTAAGAAGGGTACAAATATATCTCTTTTGTTAAGGGAGATAAGAATATTATATGATAAGGACaataaacaaaaagaagaatcgaATGTTCTGTAA
- the AlaRS gene encoding alanine--tRNA ligase, cytoplasmic, with amino-acid sequence MMNAKQIRQAYIDFFKSKGHEYIHSSSTIPHDDPTLLFTNAGMNQFKPIFLGSVDPNSDMAKWVRVVNSQKCIRAGGKHNDLDDVGKDVYHHTFFEMMGNWSFGDYFKKEICTWAWEFLTVTLQLPADQLYVTYFGGDEKNNLDSDEECKEIWLSLGVSLSHILPGNMKDNFWEMGETGPCGPCSEIHYDRIGNRQAAHLVNQDDPDVLEIWNLVFIQFNRESDGSLKPLPKKHIDCGLGLERLVSVIQNKRANYDTDLFVPLFDAIQKGTGAPPYQGKVGADDKDGIDMAYRVLADHARTITIALSDGGVPDNTGRGYVLRRILRRAVRYATEKLNAKPGFFGTLVNVVVELLGDVFPEVTKDPQYIIDVINEEEEQFLKTLSRGRNLLNRTITKLKSSSVLPGDVAWRLYDTYGFPVDLTQLMTEEKGLKVDMVGYEEARKQAQIISQSKSGGVDDQINLDVHAITELQNKGIKPTNDLPKYNYTVTNDKLYEEYEFAPCTGTVIALRRAKTFVDDVSSGEEVGILLDQTNFYAEQGGQIYDEGFLVKVDDEDTEVRIKNVQVRGGYVLHIGTVGQGTLKKNDKVYLNVDTTRRRLLMSNHTATHVLNYALRKVLGTEVDQKGSLVAPDRLRFDFTNKGAMTAEQVKKVEEMTNSLVKENRKVYAKESSLALAKTIQGLRAMFEETYPDPVRIVSIGIPVEDLEKDPLGPSALQTSVEFCGGTHLHYTKHIEDFVIASEEAIAKGIRRMVALTGPEATKAQKKAAVLQNHLEQLQATIANDKNGTNTKEHVKKIIELTDDVSRATISSWKKDNMRKMLKDLKKMLDDKERAAKTAIANAVVDTVQRIIQANVGCPVLVEILQAYSNTKALDFALKKIKAISPETSALLISVDPDVKKIFALSAVSKSAINKGLKANEWIQEIASLMEGKGGGKAESAQASGTNISCLTKLIHTAKNFANSKLGVISNNENLTNNICSQLKASQNSMCSKTSKEKLILSGNIGSIKYYRAQIVAQYNDKEVIMKECKNDGIISNNVKLEGNGIELSDSSAISFYLANDQLRCSNDLFMFSEVLQWVSYADNHILPAVLGWVIPCITKQVPNNVKAGMKASKEDLLSSLTKLNNILLTKTYLVGERISLADVAIFTALVPLYEHLFDSQYRIQYKNLTRWFLTILNQPQVTSILKSFQMCEKVVKH; translated from the exons ATGATGAATGCTAAGCAAATTCGACAAGCTTATATTGACTTTTTTAAAAGCAAAGGTCATGAATATATTCATTCTAGCTCTACAATACCACACGATGATCcaacattattatttacaaatgCTGGAATGAACCAG TTTAAACCAATATTTTTAGGAAGTGTGGATCCTAATAGCGATATGGCAAAGTGGGTAAGAGTTGTTAATAGTCAGAAATGTATTAGAGCTGGAGGAAAGCACAATGATTTAGATGATGTTGGAAAAGATGTTTATCATCATACATTTTTTGAGATGATGGGAAATTGGTCATTTGGAGATTATTTTAAA AAAGAAATTTGTACCTGGGCCTGGGAATTTTTAACAGTTACATTACAATTACCAGCAGATCAATTGTATGTAACTTACTTTGGAGGagatgagaaaaataatttagattctGATGAAGAGTGTAAAGAGATTTGGCTTTCTTTAGG ggTGTCTCTTAGTCATATATTACCAGGAAATATGAAAGATAATTTTTGGGAGATGGGAGAGACAGGTCCATGTGGACCATGTAGTGAGATACATTACGACCGTATTGGCAATAGACAGGCAGCTCATTTAGTGAATCAGGATGATCCTGAtgttttagaaatttggaatcttgtatttatacaatttaatag agaatctGATGGATCTTTAAAACCATTGCCAAAAAAACATATTGATTGTGGTCTGGGCTTAGAAAGATTAGTATCAGTTATACAGAATAAACGTGCTAATTATGATACAGATTTATTTGTGCCCCTGTTTGATGCAATACAAAAAGGTACAGGAGCACCGCCTTACCAAGGAAAGGTAGGTGCAGATGATAAAGATGGGATAGATATGGCATATAGAGTTTTAGCAGACCATGCAAGAACTATTACAATTGCCCTTTCTGATGGTGGTGTACCAGATAATACGGGTAGAGG GTATGTGTTAAGAAGAATCTTGAGACGCGCTGTACGTTACGCAACTGAAAAATTAAATGCTAAACCTGGTTTCTTTGGAACATTGGTAAATGTAGTTGTAGAACTTCTTG GTGATGTCTTTCCTGAAGTAACAAAAGATCCACAGTATATAATTGATGTGATCaatgaggaagaagaacaatttCTCAAAACTTTATCGCGTGGTCGTAATTTATTGAATCGTACTATAACAAAATTAAAGTCGTCAAGTGTACTCCCAGGGGATGTTGCATGGCGTTTATATGATACATATGGTTTTCCAGTGGATTTAACGCAACTTATGACTGAGGAAAAAGGATTAAAGGTTGATATGGTTGGTTACGAGGAAGCAAGAAAACAAGCTCAG ATCATTTCTCAAAGTAAAAGCGGTGGTGTGGATGATCAAATTAACCTAGACGTTCATGCGATTACCGAGTTacaaaataaaggaataaaaccCACTAATGATTTACCAAAATACAATTACACAGTTACCAATGATAAACTATACGAGGAATATGAATTTGCTCCGTGTACTGGTACTGTAATTGCTCTTAGACGTGCCAAGACTTTTGTTGATGATGTATCCTCAGGAGAGGAAGTAGGAATTTTGTTAGATCAAACAAACTTTTATGCGGAACAAGGTGGCCAAATATACGACGAAGGATTTTTAGTTAAAGTTGATGATGAA GACACCGAAGTTCGTATAAAAAATGTTCAAGTAAGAGGTGGCTATGTCCTGCATATTGGAACTGTAGGGCAAGGAACATTGAAAAAGAATGACAAAGTTTACTTAAACGTAGATACTACGCGAAGGAGGCTTTTAATGAGTAATCACACTGCAACTCATGTTCTAAATTATGCACTTCGAAAAGTATTGGGTACGGAAGTTGATCAGAAAGGCTCTTTAGTTGCACCCGATCGTCTTCGTTTTGATTTTACAAATAAAG GAGCAATGACTGCAGAGCAGGTGAAAAAAGTAGAAGAAATGACAAACAGCTTAGTAAAGGAAAATAGGAAAGTTTATGCTAAAGAAAGTAGCTTAGCACTAGCAAAGACTATTCAAGGTTTACGAGCTATGTTTGAAGAAACGTATCCTGATCCTGTGAGAATTGTTAGCATAGGTATACCAGTTGAAGACTTGGAAAAAGATCCTTTAGGTCCTAGCGCATTGCAGACTAGCGTAGAATTTTGTGGCGGAAC GCATTTGCATTATACAAAACATATTGAGGATTTTGTCATAGCCAGTGAAGAAGCTATCGCTAAAGGTATTAGACGTATGGTAGCTCTTACTGGTCCTGAAGCAACAAAAGCTCAGAAGAAAGCAGCTGTATTGCAAAATCATTTGGAACAACTTCAAGCAACTATAGCTAATGATAAGAATGGTACCAATACTAAAGAGCacgtaaaaaaaataattgaattaacaGATGATGTCTCGCGTGCTACGATTTCAAGTTGGAAAAaa GATAATATGCGTAAAATgttaaaagatttaaaaaagatGCTTGATGATAAAGAACGTGCAGCAAAAACTGCAATTGCCAATGCAGTAGTAGATACTGTTCAACGAATAATTCAAGCAAATGTAGGGTGTCCGGTATTGGTTGAAATATTGCAAGCATATAGTAACACAAAAGCTTTAGATTTTGcccttaaaaaaataaaagccaTTTCTCCAGAGACAAGTGCATTACTTATAAGCGTGGATCCCGATGTTAAAAAGATTTTTGCACTTAGCGCAGTATCTAAG TCTGCCATAAACAAAGGACTGAAAGCAAACGAATGGATCCAAGAAATTGCTTCACTTATGGAAGGAAAAGGAGGTGGAAAAGCTGAGTCTGCTCAGGCATCGGGTACCAATATATCatgtttaacaaaattaatacaTACTGCAAAAAATTTTGCTAATTCAAAACTTGGAGTTATAAGTAACAATG aaaatctgACGAATAACATCTGCAGTCAGTTAAAAGCTAGTCAAAATTCGATGTGTTCTAAAACTTCAAAAGAGAAATTAATACTTTCCGGTAATATTGGAAGTATCAAATATTATCGTGCTCAAATAGTAGCGCAATATAATGATAAAGAAGTGATAATGAAGGAATGTAAGAATGACGGCATAATTTCTAATAACGTTAAATTAGAAGGAAACGGTATTGAACTATCCGACAGCAGtgcaatttctttttacttAGCAAATGACCAATTAAGATGTTCAAACGATCTTTTTATGTTTAGTGAGGTTTTACAATGGGTAAGTTACGCAGATAATCATATTCTACCGGCAGTATTGGGGTGGGTTATTCCATGCATCACGAAACAGGTACCAAATAACGTAAAGGCAGGTATGAAAGCATCCAAGGAAGATCTTCTTTCTTCCTTAACCAAATTAAACAATATACTGCTTACAAAAACTTATTTAGTTGGAGAAAGAATCAGCCTTGCAGATGTTGCTATTTTTACTGCCTTGGTACCGTTGTATGAACATTTATTTGATTCACAATATAGGATACAATATAAGAATTTAACTAGATGGTTTCTTACTATTTTAAATCAGCCACAAGTAACTAGCATACTAAAAAGTTTTCAAATGTGTGAAAAAGTTGTTAAAcattaa
- the Kua gene encoding plasmanylethanolamine desaturase Kua yields the protein MDEIKVANLSQAASAACSMATNFLAPVKTERQIYENSMLEDDPNANSVVSTSQKDRTVPRWGPTHKGAQELANLYSTGKRTQECICIGICITLMIVNSIFILVRLRFENLSSIAIAAFCGIVTADFGSGLVHWAADTWGSVELPILGKNFLRPFREHHIDPTSITRHDFIETNGDNFMVTIPFLCKLTWDFLTLPESEIQQKFLWTCYWFLLAIFVAMTNQIHKWSHTYFGLPTWVVWLQEHRIILPRKHHRVHHVAPHETYFCITTGWLNWPLEQLRFWYILEVIIEKAIGCKPRADDLKWAQKRS from the exons atggaTGAAATAAAAGTGGCAAATTTGAGCCAAGCGGCATCAGCCGCGTGTTCGATGGCTACAAATTTCTTGGCGCCAGTAAAAACCGAACGGCAGATCTACGAGAATTCAATGCTCGAGGACGATCCGAACGCTAACTCGGTGGTGTCTACTTCGCAAAAAGATAGAACCGTGCCGAGATGGGGTCCAACTCACAAGGGTGCTCAAGAACTTGCTAATCTTTACAGCACCG GAAAAAGGACGCAAGAATGCATTTGTATCGGCATCTGTATTACACTCATGATAGTTAATTCAATATTCATTCTCGTCAGGttacgatttgaaaatttaagttCGATAGCGATAGCAGCGTTTTGCGGCATCGTTACAGCGGATTTCGGATCTGGATTAGTTCATTGGGCCGCTGATACATGGGGCTCTGTAGAACTTCCTATTCTTGGAAAG aaCTTCTTGAGACCATTTCGAGAGCATCATATTGATCCAACCAGCATAACAAGACATGATTTTATAGAAACTAACGGTGATAATTTCATGGTCACAATTCCATTCCTTTGTAAACTAACATGGGACTTTCTCACTCTACCAGAATCAGAGATACAGCAGAAATTTCTTTGGACTTGTTATTGGTTTTTACTTGCTATTTTTGTAGCAATGACTAATcag atACATAAATGGTCACACACGTATTTCGGACTACCTACATGGGTTGTCTGGTTGCAGGAGCACAGAATTATATTACCTAGGAAACATCATCGCGTGCATCATGTCGCACCGCATGAAACTTACTTCTGTATTACCACTGGATGGTTGAATTGGCCATTAGAACAACTTCGATTTTGGTACATTTTAGAAGTTATTATTGAAAAAGCTATTGGTTGTAAACCAAGAGCGGATGATTTGAAATGGGCACAAAAACGGTCTTga
- the LOC117606251 gene encoding mitochondrial ribosome-associated GTPase 2 isoform X1: MLEMNYFRLTKNLVIYSTCWKQGTNVQKCRNLNKYIFKSLCTSKWFQNQDTVPKALRNIKPKSQRDTERSVLDIKHIRAIGGKGGDGSISFLQLFSNEFAGPDGGDGGNGGHVILQASINVKDLSHINSVLKAEDGEKGQSKDCFGKNAEHSIVHVPIGTIIRNLEGKIIADLNQEGMMFIAARGGAGGHGNAYFKSDVQQTPCISEYGAEGEAMQYVVEISSMAHVGLIGLPNAGKSTLLRAISRARPKVAAYPFTTLRPHLGTVLYDDYEQIAVADLPGIISDSHKNRGLGIQFLKHIERCRILLFILDTTSNDPWKDYETLKYEITHFNVKLTNRSMLIVANKMDLPEATENFKLLKEKIDLPIIPVSAKKGTNISLLLREIRILYDKDNKQKEESNVL; the protein is encoded by the exons ATGTTGGAG ATGAATTATTTTCGTTTAACAAAAAATCTAGTAATATACAGTACATGTTGGAAACAAGGTACAAATGTGCAGAAATGTAGAAATCTAAACAAGtacatttttaaatcattatgTACATCCAAATGGTTTCAAAATCAAGATACTGTTCCTAAAGCTTTACGAAATATAAAACCAAAATCacaaagagatacagaaagaagtGTTCTTGACATAAAGCAT ATAAGAGCAATTGGGGGAAAAGGTGGAGATGGGAGTATAtcatttttgcaattattttcaaatgaatttGCTGGGCCTGATGGTGGGGATGGCGGAAACGGTGGTCACGTAATTCTTCAG GCATCAATCAATGTTAAAGATCTTTCACATATAAATAGTGTACTTAAAGCTGAAGATGGAGAAAAAGGACAGAGTAAAGACTGTTTCGGTAAAAATGCCGAACACAGTATAGTACACGTACCAATAGGTACTATAATACGCAATCTAGAAGGAAAAATAATAGCTGATTTAAATCAAGAAGGAATGATGTTTATTGCTGCGAGGGGAGGTGCCGGTGGTCATGGAAATGCATATTTTAAGTCTGATGTACAACAAACACCATGTATAAGTGAATATGGAGCAGAAGGAGAAGCAATGCAATACGTAGTAGAAATAAGTAGCATGGCACATGTAGGATTA ATTGGTCTACCGAATGCAGGTAAAAGTACATTATTAAGAGCCATATCTAGAGCTAGACCAAAAGTAGCAGCATATCCATTCACAACATTGAGACCTCATTTAGGGACCGTATTATATGATGATTATGAGCAAATTGCAG TGGCTGATTTGCCGGGAATTATATCCGATTCTCACAAGAATAGAGGTCTCGGTATACAATTTCTTAAACATATAGAACGTTgcagaattttattattcattttggaTACTACTTCGAATGATCCGTGGAAGGATtatgaaacattaaaatatgaaattacacattttaatgtaaaattaactAACAGATCAATGCTGATTGTTGCAAATAAGATGGATTTACCAGAAGCTACG gaaaattttaaattactcaaagaaaaaattgatttaccAATTATTCCAGTTTCTGCTAAGAAGGGTACAAATATATCTCTTTTGTTAAGGGAGATAAGAATATTATATGATAAGGACaataaacaaaaagaagaatcgaATGTTCTGTAA